The DNA window AGCACCGCGCCATCCAAGATGAGGAGTGCGCCATCCGATAGAACCATGAAGCCAAGCCTGTCCACTCCAGATTCCGTCGGCTGCTACTGCGAGCGCTCCGCCTATCGGATTGAGCCATTCGTCGGGAGTCTTGAATGTGACGCTTGAGGCCAATTGTTCACGTTCGTTTTCCGCTTTTTGAAAAGAGATTCGAGAGACGCTTTAGGCGCGTCGGACGCAGGGAAAAGTGCGAGATATACTTTTTTCCCGGGTTTGATGGAGAGTGTGCCTTCGTATGATGGGAGGTCTGTGATTTTATAACTTTTTGCAGGGATTACAAGCGTGAGGGTCGAGCGTTGTTTTTTGCCATACTCGATGTTTATTTTATCTCCTTTTACGGTATAGACATTTCCTGTGCAATATTCAGGTTTTAGGTCAAAACATGTGGGATCATCCACTCCGAGGTCACCTTCACGATAGAATTTCTTGTCAGCGACACCTCCGAAACGCACGGGGATACTGGCTGTTTTATTGGTCGTGTTTGTGATTGCCCAGAGAGCCATGTCCTCGCTTCGCATCACCTGAGCTTCGACCTTAACGCCGCCCTGTTCATAATCCATACGGCCCGGTGTGTAGCGGGCGGTACATTTCCCTTCAGGGAGGGTCAGGCATAGATTGCCACCCATTCGCGGGAGATAGATGCCGAACTCAGGAGTGTCGGAGCAATCAATACGGAATCCGCTATGTGCGCCGTAGAGAGCACGGTTGAATTTTGCCTGACCGTTGACTGTTATGGCCGAATTGCCATCGGCAACGTAGTGGCTCGGACGCATTTCGCTTCTTGCAGCCACATATCCTGTGGCTGCAAGAAGGATTGCGCTTGTAAGAATCTGTTTAAAATTGATTGTTAATTTCAAGAGTGGTGGTATTGATGAAATCGTTTTGATTCTGAGTGCATGGAACATGAGTTATGACGAATATCTCCTGATTAGGGAAGAGGCTTGATGCCTTCCCAGCGGACATCCCAAGTTCCGTCCTTGGGGAAACCGGGATTCTCTACCTCACATCCGTCCCATCCGGCACACATGAGAGCGACAGCTGTGAGCAGTCCTCCGTTGCCGGGAAGATAGCAGCGCAGACGGTCATCCTGATAATTGTGTCCGTTGGGGAGATAAGTATTGGTGCGCTTGTCCATGAGCAGGGCGTTGATCGCCTTTTCAGGATGTCCGAGACGAACCGCGTTCATGGCTGTTGTCGGGTAGTCCCAGCCCCAAGTCTTGTCCCAGTTCCAATTATCGTATACCCAGTCGAAGGTATTGTCCATGATGTCGGGTTTTACCAGCGGAGAGTGAGGCAGGATGCCGACGGCTGCGAGCACGGCCATGTGGTCTGATGTCAGGCGGATGTCGCTGTAGGTTTCGGGCGCAGTCTCTGCCGCGAGATAGAGGCTGTCTTTTGCTGCGAGCGGTGAGAGATTTGCAATGATCTCATCCCATTCAGCTACGCGTGGCTGACCCTTGCGTTCGCGCCACTTCTGAGCTGTGTTGAGCGCAAAGTGCCAGTATGACAGCTCGAAAGGAGG is part of the Duncaniella dubosii genome and encodes:
- a CDS encoding DUF4450 domain-containing protein, yielding MKLTINFKQILTSAILLAATGYVAARSEMRPSHYVADGNSAITVNGQAKFNRALYGAHSGFRIDCSDTPEFGIYLPRMGGNLCLTLPEGKCTARYTPGRMDYEQGGVKVEAQVMRSEDMALWAITNTTNKTASIPVRFGGVADKKFYREGDLGVDDPTCFDLKPEYCTGNVYTVKGDKINIEYGKKQRSTLTLVIPAKSYKITDLPSYEGTLSIKPGKKVYLALFPASDAPKASLESLFKKRKTNVNNWPQASHSRLPTNGSIR